One window of the Salvelinus alpinus chromosome 13, SLU_Salpinus.1, whole genome shotgun sequence genome contains the following:
- the LOC139536666 gene encoding gap junction delta-2 protein-like gives MGDWSILGRFLTEVQNHSTVIGKIWLTMLLIFRILLVTLVGDAVYSDEQSKFTCNTLQPGCNNVCYDTFAPVSHLRFWVFQIVLVSTPSIFYIVYVLHKIAKDEKLETEKIQEVAKPPPASESLKHVGVEDGEALEARNRSFNPCYEKEWSAREASNRSFNPCYEKEWGAREGECVEQSLLEEDLKEVGKDPTELSSQVLLTYIIHVVLRSVMEIAFLLGQYYLFGFEVPQLFRCETYPCPNRTDCFVSRATEKTIFLNFMFSISLGCFILNIVELHYLGWVYIFRVLCSACSTCCEPERDPVELVDLYHNHNNPLLLQLKHSLRGRVVLQTSPPMSQEKSSGVLPTHTPAISFETDSTVECTSKRSPDEKERTKAKLANITKIGRGKKSWL, from the coding sequence ATGGGAGACTGGTCCATTCTTGGTCGCTTCTTAACGGAGGTTCAGAACCACTCCACGGTGATCGGCAAGATCTGGCTGACCATGCTCCTCATCTTCCGCATCCTGCTGGTGACCCTGGTGGGGGACGCAGTGTACAGCGATGAGCAGTCCAAGTTCACCTGCAACACCCTGCAGCCTGGTTGCAACAACGTCTGCTACGACACCTTCGCCCCCGTCTCACACCTGCGCTTCTGGGTCTTCCAGATAGTGCTCGTCTCCACACCGTCTATCTTCTACATTGTCTACGTGTTGCACAAGATAGCCAAGGATGAGAAGTTAGAGACTGAGAAGATCCAGGAGGTTGCTAAGCCTCCTCCTGCAAGCGAAAGTCTCAAACATGTAGGGGTGGAGGATGGGGAAGCCCTGGAGGCCAGAAACCGCTCCTTCAACCCCTGCTATGAGAAGGAGTGGAGCGCCCGGGAGGCCAGCAACCGCTCCTTCAACCCCTGCTATGAGAAGGAGTGGGGCGCCCGGGAGGGGGAGTGTGTGGAGCAGAGCCTGCTGGAGGAGGACTTGAAGGAGGTGGGGAAGGATCCCACCGAGCTGTCCAGCCAAGTGCTGCTGACCTACATCATCCACGTGGTGCTGCGCTCCGTCATGGAGATAGCCTTCCTACTGGGCCAGTACTACCTGTTTGGCTTTGAAGTGCCTCAACTGTTCCGCTGTGAGACCTACCCCTGTCCTAACCGGACTGACTGTTTTGTGTCTCGTGCCACGGAGAAGACCATCTTCCTCAACTTCATGTTCAGCATCAGCCTGGGATGCTTCATCCTGAACATTGTGGAGCTGCACTACCTGGGCTGGGTCTATATTTTCCGTGTGCTGTGCTCTGCCTGCTCTACATGCTGCGAGCCAGAGCGGGACCCTGTGGAACTTGTGGACCTGTATCACAACCACAACAACCCTCTGCTGCTGCAGCTCAAACACTCCCTACGAGGCAGGGTGGTCCTGCAGACCTCCCCTCCCATGTCCCAGGAGAAGAGCAGTGGTGTGTTGCCCACCCACACCCCAGCCATCTCCTTCGAGACGGACTCCACAGTAGAGTGCACCTCCAAGAGAAGCCCAGATGAGAAAGAACGCACTAAGGCCAAACTAGCCAACATAACTAAAATAGGCAGAGGCAAGAAATCCTGGCTGTGA